One window of Bos javanicus breed banteng chromosome 1, ARS-OSU_banteng_1.0, whole genome shotgun sequence genomic DNA carries:
- the ZIC4 gene encoding zinc finger protein ZIC 4: MRSKTSLVMRKRIRLYRNALKEPSSSSGHHGPQLAAASSPSVFPGLHEQPPQASPSGTLNGLLRLGLPGDMYARPEPFPPGPVSRSDALAAAAALHSYGGMNLTMNLAAPHGPGAFFRYMRQPIKQELICKWLAADGPVPPRLCSKTFSTMHELVTHVTVEHVGGPEQANHICFWEECPRQGKPFKAKYKLVNHIRVHTGEKPFPCPFPGCGKVFARSENLKIHKRTHTGEKPFRCEFEGCERRFANSSDRKKHSHVHTSDKPYTCKVRGCDKCYTHPSSLRKHMKVHGRSPPPSSSGYDSATPSALVSPSSDFGREPPVASSAAVAARGADLSE; the protein is encoded by the exons GTAGCAGCTCCGGACACCATGGCCCCCAGCTCGCTGCCGCCTCCAGCCCCTCGGTGTTCCCGGGCCTTCACGAGCAGCCTCCCCAGGCCTCCCCTAGCGGCACTCTGAATGGACTCCTGCGTCTGGGGCTCCCCGGAGACATGTACGCGCGACCTGAACCCTTCCCGCCGGGACCTGTGTCCCGCAGCGACGCCCTGGCAGCTGCCGCAGCCCTGCATAGCTACGGGGGCATGAACCTGACCATGAACCTCGCCGCGCCCCACGGTCCCGGCGCCTTCTTCCGCTACATGCGCCAGCCCATCAAACAGGAGCTCATCTGCAAGTGGCTGGCGGCCGACGGCCCCGTGCCCCCGCGCCTTTGCTCCAAAACTTTCAGCACCATGCACGAGCTGGTCACGCATGTCACCGTGGAGCACGTCGGAGGCCCTGAGCAGGCCAACCACATCTGCTTCTGGGAGGAGTGTCCGCGCCAGGGCAAGCCCTTTAAAGCCAAATACAAACTTGTAAATCACATCCGCGTgcacacgggcgagaagccctTCCCCTGTCCTTTCCCGGGGTGTGGGAAAGTCTTTGCTAGATCAGAAAATctcaaaatacacaaaagaactcaCACAG GGGAGAAGCCCTTCAGGTGCGAGTTCGAGGGCTGCGAACGGCGCTTCGCCAACAGCAGCGACCGCAAGAAGCACTCGCACGTGCACACGAGTGACAAGCCCTACACGTGCAAAGTGCGCGGCTGCGACAAGTGCTACACGCACCCCAGCTCGCTGCGCAAGCACATGAAAGTGCACGGGCGCTCGCCGCCTCCGTCCAGCTCTGGCTACGACTCGGCCACGCCGTCTGCCCTCGTGTCGCCCTCGTCGGACTTCGGTCGCGAGCCCCCGGTGGCCTCctcggcggcggtggcggcgcgGGGCGCCGACCTGAGCGAATG A